One Candidatus Omnitrophota bacterium DNA segment encodes these proteins:
- a CDS encoding AAA family ATPase, with translation MGYIIAMAGKGGTGKTTIAALIIRLIKDKKLGSILAIDADPNSNLGEVLGVSTPETIGKILDEICSDPDKVPAGMPKERFIQHQVQSAIQEEDGFDLLTMGKPEGPGCYCYVNNVLRGIMTKLIKDYDYIIIDNEAGLEHLSRRTSRFADMLIVISDSSIVGLKSAKRITDLVKELKFEVKNSLLLINRFKKNIDNEKIEEIGLDYLGNLPMDQEIEELSLEGKSIFELNSNALVFAAFNLLGEKIWKHN, from the coding sequence ATGGGCTATATTATTGCGATGGCTGGTAAAGGCGGTACTGGAAAAACCACGATTGCCGCTTTAATTATCCGTTTAATCAAAGATAAAAAGTTAGGTTCTATTTTGGCTATTGACGCTGATCCAAACAGTAATTTAGGTGAAGTCCTGGGGGTCAGTACCCCAGAAACCATCGGTAAAATACTTGATGAAATATGCAGCGACCCTGATAAAGTACCAGCCGGCATGCCCAAAGAACGTTTCATTCAACATCAAGTACAATCAGCTATTCAGGAAGAAGATGGTTTCGATCTGTTAACTATGGGAAAACCTGAAGGGCCAGGTTGTTATTGCTATGTGAATAATGTTTTACGGGGAATAATGACTAAATTGATCAAAGATTATGATTATATCATTATTGATAATGAAGCCGGCCTGGAACACTTATCCCGCAGGACCAGCCGTTTTGCCGATATGCTTATCGTTATCTCTGATTCCTCTATTGTCGGCCTTAAATCTGCCAAAAGGATTACTGATCTTGTAAAAGAATTGAAATTTGAAGTAAAAAATAGCTTACTTTTAATCAATCGATTTAAGAAAAACATTGATAATGAAAAGATTGAAGAAATAGGATTGGATTACCTGGGTAATTTACCGATGGATCAAGAGATTGAAGAGCTAAGCTTAGAAGGCAAATCAATCTTTGAATTAAATTCGAATGCGTTGGTATTTGCTGCATTTAATTTACTGGGGGAAAAAATATGGAAACACAACTAG
- a CDS encoding acetyl-CoA decarbonylase/synthase complex subunit delta — protein sequence METQLVLEKWPGVISTIEIGAKKEEGGSRNSTVKIGGESTLPLLFKEGALPNKPKIAFEIWDTPAQDWQEGLLLAYGQEINNPFDWADKCVNEFNAELLYVKMQGAHPDFGNRAPDESAKFISKLLSRIKIPLIITGCGDNTQDNLILPAVSEAAKGQRCLIGSALQDNYKTLVASVLADGHSIIAESPIDINIAKQLNILISDMGLNLERIVIDPTIGALGYGLEYAYSIMERARLAALSGDKTLACPFICFVGQEAWRTKEAKVSLEQGIMWEAITASSLIQAGADLLIMRHPKAITKVINFIETLYQE from the coding sequence ATGGAAACACAACTAGTACTTGAAAAATGGCCAGGAGTAATCTCCACAATAGAAATTGGGGCTAAAAAAGAAGAAGGAGGGTCTCGTAACAGCACAGTAAAAATAGGAGGAGAATCCACCTTGCCTTTATTATTTAAAGAGGGCGCTCTACCCAATAAACCAAAAATTGCTTTTGAAATTTGGGATACACCTGCGCAAGATTGGCAGGAAGGGCTTCTATTAGCCTATGGACAAGAGATAAATAATCCTTTTGATTGGGCGGATAAATGCGTGAATGAATTTAACGCGGAATTACTTTATGTTAAAATGCAGGGAGCGCATCCTGATTTTGGAAATCGTGCTCCTGATGAATCAGCTAAATTTATCTCTAAATTATTAAGCAGAATTAAAATTCCTTTGATTATTACAGGATGCGGTGATAATACTCAGGATAATTTAATTTTACCCGCGGTTTCGGAAGCAGCTAAAGGCCAGCGTTGCCTTATCGGTAGTGCTCTACAAGATAATTATAAAACTTTAGTTGCCAGTGTATTAGCCGATGGCCATAGTATTATTGCCGAAAGCCCCATTGATATTAATATTGCCAAACAACTCAATATCTTAATCTCCGACATGGGACTAAACCTTGAACGCATTGTTATCGATCCGACTATCGGTGCCTTAGGATACGGACTTGAATATGCTTACTCTATTATGGAAAGAGCTCGGCTTGCTGCCTTGTCGGGAGACAAAACCTTAGCTTGCCCATTTATTTGTTTTGTCGGACAGGAAGCATGGAGGACCAAAGAAGCAAAAGTAAGCCTGGAACAGGGAATTATGTGGGAGGCAATTACTGCCTCAAGCCTTATTCAAGCAGGAGCCGATCTTTTGATTATGCGCCATCCTAAAGCAATTACAAAAGTAATCAATTTTATTGAAACATTATATCAGGAATAA
- a CDS encoding dihydropteroate synthase — protein sequence MFIIGELINGMYPKIASAIKGHDKKTIQKYALDQISCGACALDINCGPATDNPLVDMRWLIETIQEVTDKPLCLDSSNPEVINEGLKAARNKTVINSTTADLEKLNILVPLAKEHKAQLIGITISTKGIPQNMEQRVELAAKIVTYCQENGFPIEDLYLDPILLPINVAQEQIKGILEVIREFKTISQPSPKIVIGLSNISQGTHAHSLINRTFLTMAVAYGLNSAILNPKDKELMDALITAELILNENIYCDSYLEAYRKK from the coding sequence ATGTTTATTATTGGTGAGCTTATTAATGGCATGTATCCAAAAATCGCCTCTGCCATTAAAGGGCATGATAAAAAAACAATACAGAAATATGCGCTTGATCAGATTAGTTGTGGAGCTTGTGCCCTTGATATAAACTGCGGGCCAGCCACAGATAATCCATTGGTTGATATGCGTTGGCTAATTGAAACAATCCAAGAAGTAACGGATAAACCACTTTGCCTGGATTCCAGTAATCCCGAAGTCATTAATGAAGGACTCAAAGCTGCTAGAAATAAAACTGTTATTAATTCTACTACTGCGGATTTGGAAAAATTGAATATACTTGTTCCGCTAGCCAAAGAACATAAAGCCCAACTAATCGGTATAACTATCAGTACAAAAGGTATTCCCCAAAATATGGAACAACGCGTAGAACTAGCGGCAAAAATTGTTACATATTGCCAGGAAAACGGTTTCCCAATTGAGGATCTCTATTTAGACCCAATACTTTTGCCGATTAATGTAGCTCAGGAGCAAATAAAAGGTATCTTGGAAGTGATCCGTGAATTTAAAACAATATCGCAACCAAGCCCAAAAATTGTTATAGGTTTAAGTAATATTTCCCAAGGTACGCATGCACATAGCTTAATTAACCGCACATTTTTAACGATGGCAGTTGCTTATGGTCTAAATTCTGCTATACTTAATCCTAAAGATAAAGAGCTGATGGATGCTTTAATTACTGCAGAGCTTATTTTGAATGAAAATATTTACTGCGATTCGTATTTAGA